A window of the Gossypium hirsutum isolate 1008001.06 chromosome A03, Gossypium_hirsutum_v2.1, whole genome shotgun sequence genome harbors these coding sequences:
- the LOC107963781 gene encoding uncharacterized protein isoform X2, which translates to MEESSSTGDQRDKSTEEEVIIRAVDTGQPSTCPENELDDRELDGSESKPPLNKSDILKAVEVVERDSQAIADSFSSLFASLRLALSEVTSGSVDHMRCFGDATGRLQESALDAATKGNRYINSCLRKVLRRNVDALDTAVNKLVRLP; encoded by the exons ATGGAAGAATCATCGTCAACAGGAGATCAGAGAGATAAATCAACTGAAGAGGAAGTTATTATCAGGGCAGTGGACACGGGTCAACCGTCCACGTGTCCCGAGAATGAACTGGATGACCGTGAACTCGACGGTAGCGAATCGAAGCCGCCATTGAACAAAAGCGACATCTTGAAAGCAGTGGAGGTAGTTGAAAGAGACTCTCAGGCTATCGCCGATAGCTTCTCTTCCCTCTTCGCTTCGCTTCGTTTGGCTCTCTCTGAG GTCACTAGCGGCTCAGTTGATCATATGCGTTGCTTTGGAGATGCAACTGGGCGTCTTCAAGAATCTG CACTTGATGCGGCTACAAAGGGGAACCGGTATATAAATTCATGTCTCAG AAAAGTTCTGAGGAGGAATGTAGATGCCCTAGACACAGCCGTCAACAAGCTCGTACGACTTCCATGA
- the LOC107963781 gene encoding uncharacterized protein isoform X1 codes for MEESSSTGDQRDKSTEEEVIIRAVDTGQPSTCPENELDDRELDGSESKPPLNKSDILKAVEVVERDSQAIADSFSSLFASLRLALSEVTSGSVDHMRCFGDATGRLQESALDAATKGNRYINSCLRLNEEMKGMESLATQLKVLRRNVDALDTAVNKLVRLP; via the exons ATGGAAGAATCATCGTCAACAGGAGATCAGAGAGATAAATCAACTGAAGAGGAAGTTATTATCAGGGCAGTGGACACGGGTCAACCGTCCACGTGTCCCGAGAATGAACTGGATGACCGTGAACTCGACGGTAGCGAATCGAAGCCGCCATTGAACAAAAGCGACATCTTGAAAGCAGTGGAGGTAGTTGAAAGAGACTCTCAGGCTATCGCCGATAGCTTCTCTTCCCTCTTCGCTTCGCTTCGTTTGGCTCTCTCTGAG GTCACTAGCGGCTCAGTTGATCATATGCGTTGCTTTGGAGATGCAACTGGGCGTCTTCAAGAATCTG CACTTGATGCGGCTACAAAGGGGAACCGGTATATAAATTCATGTCTCAG GTTAAATGAGGAAATGAAGGGCATGGAAAGTCTAGCTACACAGCT AAAAGTTCTGAGGAGGAATGTAGATGCCCTAGACACAGCCGTCAACAAGCTCGTACGACTTCCATGA
- the LOC107963780 gene encoding GMP synthase [glutamine-hydrolyzing], with translation MDPQAVKSDLVLILDFGSQYTHLITRRIRALSVFSLCISGTCPLSSITSLNPKVVILSGGPHSVHSNDSPSFADGFVDWAQSNGVFVLGICYGLQLLVQRLGGEVRVGEKQEYGRMDIAVEKNCGIFGGKKVGDKLVVWMSHGDEAARLPDGFEVVARSQQGAVAAVEDRDRKFYGLQYHPEVTHSPEGMETLRYFLFDVCGVNAGWKMEDVMDEEIEVINNTVAPDDHVICALSGGVDSTVAATLVHKAIGDRLHCVFVDNGLLRYKERERVMETFERDLHLPVTCVDASEQFLSKLKGVVDPEMKRKIIGKEFICIFDAFAHELEQKLGKKPAFLVQGTLYPDVIESCPPPGSGRTHSHTIKSHHNVGGLPKDMKLKLIEPLKLLFKDEVRQLGRILKVPEPFLKRHPFPGPGLAVRVLGDVTEGNALDIVRQVDEIFIQSIKDAGIYDSIWQAFAVFLPVKSVGVQGDQRTHSYVVTLRAVTSQDGMTADWYCFENSFLKEVSQKICNNVRGVNRVTLDITSKPPSTIEWE, from the exons ATGGACCCACAAGCCGTGAAATCCGACTTAGTCCTTATCCTCGACTTCGGCTCTCAATACACCCATCTCATCACTCGCCGTATTCGTGCTCTGTCGGTCTTCTCGCTTTGTATCTCCGGTACTTGCCCTCTTTCTTCCATCACTTCGCTCAATCCCAAAGTTGTTATCCTTTCCGGTGGACCTCACTCTGTCCATTCCAATGATTCACCTTCGTTTGCTGATGGGTTCGTTGATTGGGCTCAGTCCAATGGGGTTTTTGTCCTGGGTATCTGCTATGGACTTCAGTTACTTGTTCAGAGACTTGGTGGGGAAGTTAGGGTTGGGGAGAAGCAGGAGTATGGCAGGATGGATATTGCGGTTGAGAAAAATTGTGGTATTTTTGGTGGGAAGAAGGTTGGGGATAAGCTGGTTGTTTGGATGAGTCACGGTGATGAGGCTGCTAGGTTGCCCGATGGGTTTGAGGTGGTGGCTAGGAGTCAACAGGGCGCCGTCGCCGCTGTTGAGGACAGAGACCGAAAGTTTTATGGGTTGCAGTATCATCCTGAG GTTACACATTCGCCAGAAGGGATGGAAACGCTGAGATATTTCTTGTTTGATGTTTGCGGTGTGAATGCTGGTTGGAAAATGGAAGATGTTAtggatgaagaaattgaagtGATCAACAACACGGTGGCTCCTGATGATCATGTTATTTGCGCTCTGTCCGGTGGTGTTGATTCCACAGTTGCTGCAACCCTTGTTCACAAAGCAATTGGGGACCGACTTCACTGTGTTTTTGTTGACAATGGTTTGTTAAG GTATAAAGAGAGAGAACGTGTGATGGAAACCTTTGAAAGGGATCTGCATTTACCGGTTACTTGCGTTGACGCAAGTGAGCAGTTTCTTAGTAAACTTAAAGGAGTTGTAGACCCTGAGATGAAAAGAAAGATAATAGGCAAAGAATTTATCTGCATCTTTGATGCTTTTGCTCATGAATTGGAGCAAAAATTAGGAAAGAAGCCGGCTTTTCTGGTTCAAGGAACCTTGTATCCAGACGTGATTGAATCATGTCCTCCACCAGGAAGTGGAAGAACCCATTCACACACAATCAAAAGTCATCATAATGTTGGAGGACTTCCCAAAGACATGAAGTTAAAGCTCATTGAGCCACTTAAACTTCTCTTCAAGGATGAG GTTCGCCAACTCGGGAGGATATTGAAGGTTCCTGAACCATTTTTGAAGCGTCATCCATTTCCTGGGCCTGGCCTTGCAGTTCGAGTCTTGGGTGATGTAACTGAAGGCAATGCCTTGGACATTGTGCGCCAG GTTGATGAAATTTTCATTCAATCCATCAAAGATGCTGGTATTTATGATTCAATTTGGCAAGCTTTTGCTGTATTTTTGCCTGTAAAATCTGTTGGAGTTCAAGGTGATCAAAGGACACATTCATATGTTGTTACTCTCCGAGCTGTTACAAGTCAAGATGGAATGACAGCAGATTG GTACTGTTTTGAAAACAGTTTCCTTAAAGAAGTTTCTCAAAAGATTTGTAACAATGTTCGAGGCGTGAATCGTGTTACTCTGGACATTACATCAAAGCCCCCATCGACAATCGAATGGGAGTGA